One window from the genome of Nicotiana tomentosiformis chromosome 5, ASM39032v3, whole genome shotgun sequence encodes:
- the LOC138892294 gene encoding secreted RxLR effector protein 161-like, with translation MSSAKAIGTPMSPPTSLDKDKKRHPVDKTKYHGMIGSLLYLTASRPNVMFSVCKCARFQSAHKESHLTAVKRIICYLIETISYGLWYPRSNNLKLEGFSDADLAGDKEDRKSTSRTCQLLEKALISWNSKKQGSVALSTTKAKYIANGQCCA, from the coding sequence ATGAGCAGTGCTAAAGCAATTGGTACACCAATGAGCCCGCCAACAAGTCTCGACAAGGACAAAAAAAGACATCCAGTCGATAAAACTAAATATCATGGAATGATCGGTTCTTTGCTTTACTTGACTGCCAGTCGACCAAATGTTATGTTTAGTGTGTGTAAATGTGCTAGGTTTCAGTCAGCTCATAAGGAATCGCATCTGACTGCAGTAAAGAGAATAATTTGTTACCTCATCGAAACTATATCTTATGGATTATGGTATCCGCGTTCTAACAATCTTAAGCTGGAAGGTTTTTCAGATGCTGATCTTGCAGGTGATAAGGAAGACAGAAAAAGCACTAGCAGAACATGTCAATTACTGGAAAAGGCATTAATTTCATGGAACAGTAAGAAACAAGGCTCAGTTGCATTATCCACAACGAAGGCAAAATATATTGCCAATGGGCAATGTTGTGCATAG
- the LOC138892295 gene encoding uncharacterized mitochondrial protein AtMg00820-like: MSIVNQNHKKESTTHTIETSPNEWKSEPEYPQKFIIGDPSEGMKNRGALKKKENVALISQIEPKKIEEALKDSSWVQAMQEELNQFDKNQVWKLLPKPANATVVGTKWVFRNKLNEDGKVMRNKARLVAQGYSQLEGVDYDETFAQVARLESIGILLAYASFKRFRLFQKDVKNAFYMALLMRRYM, encoded by the coding sequence ATGTCAATAGTCAACCAGAATCACAAAAAGGAGTCAACTACTCATACGATTGAAACAAGTCCAAATGAGTGGAAAAGTGAACCGGAATATCCTCAAAAGTTTATCATAGGAGATCCAAGTGAAGGAATGAAAAACAGGGGAGCTCTCAAGAAAAAGGAAAATGTAGCACTCATCTCTCAGATTGAaccaaagaagattgaggaagCCTTAAAAGACTCCAGCTGGGTACAAGCAATGCAGGAAGAACTCAATCAATTTGATAAAAATCAAGTATGGAAACTGCTACCTAAGCCTGCAAATGCTACTGTAGTTGGAACAAAATGGGTTTTCAGAAATAAACTTAATGAAGATGGAAAGGTCATGAGAAACAAAGCCAGATTAGTAGCCCAAGGCTACTCACAACTGGAAGGAGTCGACTACGATGAAACCTTTGCACAAGTAGCTCGACTAGAGTCTATAGGGATTCTTCTTGCATATGCATCCTTCAAACGATTTAGACTTTTTCAGAAGGATGTCAAAAATGCCTTTTATATGGCTTTATTGATGAGGAGGTATATGTAA
- the LOC138892296 gene encoding uncharacterized protein, translating into MWDKLKVTYEGTNKVKETDINMLVHDYELFQIKEGQSIEEIFARFSKIISDLKAFSKPYSSGDQTRNDIDDDPEALKEEIAMVSRNMDGLMRRYRNTRRGRIPPRRTSQYNEQDKNDGKCYECGRYGHVQAKCPDLKRKVSRGFNKNKSFRSWSDEDSSEHEKIANLCFMTILENNMNKYSGWTSEDASDDECKEDNENCFMARGETSKEHNRKNRKGKWYLDSACSSHMTSNKNLFKEFTKINRGSVKFGDDSK; encoded by the exons ATGTGGGATAAACTGAAAGTTACGTATGAAGGAAccaacaaagtgaaagaaactGACATTAACATGTTGGTTCATGACTATGAACTCTTCCAGATTAAAGAAGGACAATCCATCGAGGAAATATTTGCAAGGTTCAGCAAAATCATTAGCGATCTAAAAGCTTTTAGTAAACCATACTCAAGTGGTGATCAA ACCAGAAATGATATTGATGACGACCCAGAAGCTCTTAAAGAAGAGATTGCCATGGTATCAAGGAACATGGATGGTTTAATGAGAAGATACAGAAACACAAGAAGAGGTAGGATTCCCCCTAGGCGAACCAGTCAATACAATGAACAAGACAAGAATGATGGAaaatgttatgagtgtggaagatATGGGCATGTTCAAGCTaaatgcccagatcttaaaagaAAGGTTTCCCGAGGATTCAATAAAAATAAATCTTTCAGAAGCTGGAGTGATGAAGACAGTTCGGAACATGAGAAAATAGCAAATTTATGCTTCATGACCATTCTGGAAAACAACATGAACAAATATTCGGGCTGGACTAGTGAAGATGCATCAGACGATGAATGCAAAGAAGATAATGAAAATTGTTTCATGGCACGAGGTGAAACAAGCAAGGAACACAACAGAAAGAACCGCAAAGGAAAATGGTACTTAGACAGTGCGTGTTCCAGTCACATGACAAGTAACAAAAACCTGTTCAAAGAATTTACAAAGATAAATAGAGGAAGTGTCAAATTTGGCGATGATTCAAAATGA